In Sebaldella sp. S0638, the genomic stretch ATGATCTCGCGTCAAGAGTATCGGCATTAAAGGAGCAGAGTGACAAGGCAAAACTCTATAAGGTACTTACCAGAAAGATAAATACTTTGAAGCTGATGACTGTAAATTATAATATAAATCAAAAAAATACTGATAAAAAAGATTTGAAAGAAAAGATAGAGTCGTTAAATATCAAGATAAAAGAAGTAGAAAATGAATTTTCCATAAAAGAAAGTGAATTAAGAGAAGTAAATCAATACAGGGAAGATTCATATACCAAGCTTCAGGAGAAAAAAGACGCTAATCTTGAGATATTTAAAGAACTGGAAGTATTGAAAAATAAAATATCAGAGATTAATAACAGGTCATCAAACCTTGAAGTGGAGTTTCAGGAAAAAGGCAAGCGAAGAGAAAATATAGAAAGTGAACTGAAAGAAAAAAATCTGGTACTTGAAAACAGTAAAAAAGAACTGGATGACATAAAAAAAGTCTTTGATGAAAAAAATAACGATAAAAAAAATCTGGAAAAAGAACTGGAAGCTATCAAAGAAGAAAGCCTTGCAATAGAAAAAACTCTTGAAAATCTAAGTAATGAAAACAGGAATTCCGAAATAGAAAAGATCAAGCTGAATGGTGAACTCGAAGATTTGGAAAAAAGAATAAACCTGGCAAAAGCAAGAGTAAATTCTATTTTGAAAGAAAAAGAAAAAATACTGGAAGATTTTGATAAAATAAGTACAACAATAAAAAAATATGAAGAAACTTCTTCAAAAAACACAGAAACTCTCAGTGAAAAGAAACAAAATCTCAGAGTAAGCACTGAAAAGTTTCAGGAAATACAGAAAAATAAAGAATTAATATTGAAAAAGCTTAATGAACTGAATTATAAAAATACAAATTTATCTACTAAAAAAAGAGCTATTGAAAATATCATAGAAAATAACGAAACATTCGGCAGATCTATAAAGCTGATATTAAATAAAAAGATCGACGGTGTATTAGGAGCATTTGCCAATCTGATATCAATACCCGAAGAATACCAATATGCTGTACAGATATTATCAGGAAGTAATTTTCAGGATATAGTAACAAACAATGATAATACTGCGAAAAAATGTATAGATATATTAAAAAACGAGAAAATAGGAAGAGCTTCTTTTCTTCCGCTGGAAACTATAAAAACAGGCAGGGCAATGGATAAACTTCCATCAGGCGGGAATATACTGGGATTTGTAAGAGATCTGGTGACTTATGATAAAAGAATTGAAAAAGCTGCTTTTTTTGTATTCGGTAATTCTATTATGGTAAAGGATCTGGACAGCGGACTGCAAATACTAAAAAATGGTTTTAATGACAGAATTATTACTATAGACGGCGAGCTGATAACTTCGAGGGGTAGAATAAGCGGAGGTTTCAAGAGCAAAGGAAGAGATGAGCTTTTTGAAAGGAAAAAAGAGCTTGGGGAAATAAACAGCACTCTTGAAGAACTTATTAAAGAAACGGAATTGTGTTCGGCAGAAATAGAAAAGGCAGAAGCGCTTGAAAAAGACATGAGCAGCCGTATACAGGAAGAAAGAGCAGAGCTTCAGGAACTGGAAAGCCGGAATATTGACTTTAATAATGAATTCGAAACTGCAAAATCTGAATATAACAGAAGCAAAAGAGAATTAGATACAGTTAATTTTGAGGAAAATGATAATAAAGAGTTTATAGAAAAACAGGTTTTGAAAATCGAGGAAAAGAAAAAGTTAATTTCCCAATTTGATCTGAATATAGAAAATAATAATAAACTTATTATAGAAACTGCAGAGAAGAAAGAAAAAATAAGAGATACAGGTGAACTTACCGCGAAACTTAATGAGATTTCCATAGAGAGTGCAATATTAAATGAGAAGTTTATGAATTATAAGGTACGTTACGATGAGATAAGTACCGAATATGACAGGCTTCTGAAAGAAAAACAGACACTGGATTCTTTTTTCTCGGAAAACAGTAACTTGAAAGAAGAGTTAAGCATCAAAAATAAAGAGATAGTGGAAACTATCAGTAAAAAAAACAATGAAAACACTAAACTGCTTGATGAAATAAAAGAACTCGAGCTGGAAATCAGAAAGCTGGAATCAGGTGAAAAAGAGCTGATAAGCAAAGTAAAAGATATAGAGACTAAAATAATTCTTAATAAAAACGAACATGTGAAGCATGTAGAAAATTTTACAAAAATATCAAAGGAATTGGAATATCTTTCACAGGAACACGAGGAAATGCAGATAGAGGAAATAAACGAAGAAGAATATGAAGAAATAGCAGATGATAATACTCTTGCAGCAACTAAGAGAAAAATGTCCGTTAATGAAAAATCAAGAATGGATATCGGACCGGTGAATCTCGCTTCAATAGAAGAATATGAAAAAGAGGAAGAGCGTTACAGACTGCTGTATGAACAGAAGGAAGACCTTCTGAAAAGCCGGGAATCTCTTTTTACCCTTATCAAAGATATAGAAAGTGAGATAACAGAAAAGTTCGCATATGCTTTCAGGGAAATAAACAAAAACTTTGTTTATATGTGTAAAGAGATACTTAATAATGCCAAAGGGGAGATAAAAATTCTTGATGAGGAAAATCTGCTGGAAACAGGTTTGGAATTAAGCGTAAAATATAAAAATAAACCTGAACAAACCCTGCTTTTATTATCTGGGGGAGAGAAATCAATGCTTGCAGTATCATTTATTATGGCGATTTTTATTTTTAAGCCCAGCCCGTTTACGTTTTTCGATGAAATAGAAGCTGCGCTGGATGATGCAAACACTAAAAAAATAGTAAAGCTCTTAAATGAATTTACAAATAAGTCACAGTTTATACTGATTACGCATAATAAAGAAACAATGAAAGGTTCTCACAGGCTTTACGGGGTTACAATGAATAAAGAGATAGGAGAATCAAGAATAGTAAGTGTAGATATTTAAAGTATCAATATAAGGAATATAAATGAAATATTTATTTGTTTAATTATTTTTTATTCTATATTCTAAAGAAAAATGATATAATGTAAATTAATTTTAGGAAAGAAAAAATAGATATATAAGGAGTTAGAGTATGAAGTTAAAAAAATTGATTTTGACAGTAATAGTTATTGTTTTTTCTGTCATATCATTTAGTGCTGAAAGTGATGATGTATATGAAGTAGCCAAAAATTATCCATATAAAGACAGTCCGCTTATGGCTACTGTATTTGGAACACCTTCAAAAGACTGGTATAAATTTAACAAAACAAAACTGCCTAAAAAAGATCATGTAAAGGCAGCAAGGGAAAATATACCTGAAATATTGAGAAAATGGACTAATTATGATTATAATATCTGGATACAGAAAGAAGAAGCACCGTTGATGATAATAATATCAGGAACAGGTTCTACATATGACAGTTCACTGTCAATGTATCTGGGGATGATGTTTAATGATAACGGATATAATGTAATAGCTATAAGTTCTACAAGTACTCTGCCTTTTATAGTAAGTCAGGGGCAGAACAATTACTCGGGATATCTAAAAGATGATATTAAAGATGTATATAATATTCTACAGGGAATTATAGCTAAATATTCAGATACAATGAAAGTATCAGATGTTTATGTGACAGGATATAGTCTTGGCGGCTTCCAGTCATTACTTCTTCATGAGTATGACAGTGAACAGAAAAAAATAGGAATCAAGAAGTCGCTTCTTCTGAACAGTCCTACTGATATATTCAAGGCATCGCAGATTTTGGATGGATATCTTGTAAAGAACGGAATATATGATGCAGAGGGAATAGAAAAATACTTTGATTCTATATTTCAGAAAATGTTAAAAAGTAAAGATATAAAACTAGCGAATTTTGATATGAATAATCTTCCAGAGCTGATGAAAGGACTTGATCTTTCTGACAGAGACCTTGGTATACTAACAGGACTTCTGTTCAGAGTATATTCAGCTAATCTTACTTTTACCGGCGACGTATTTAATGGCGGAGGCAGACTTGTAAAGATGGATAAAGTGCCTGCAAGATTTGACAGTGTAACGAATTATTTCCTGGACGGGTTGTCTATATCTTATGATGAATATGCTTCGGAGATATTATATCCGTATTTGATAAAGAATGGGAAATTCAGCGGAAGTTATGAAGATTTTCTTATGACTTTTTCAATGAAGAACAGTGAAGAATTTATTAGAACTCATAATGATGACATTATTTTTGTGACGTCATTGGATGATATACTAATAGATCAGCAGGATATTGCATACATAAGAAGAACGTTTAAGAACAGAGTATTTTTCCCGTACGGAGGACATACCGGAATGCTATGGCATGCAGAGGTGGATAAAATATTATTAGAAAAATTAAAGGAGGAGTAGTAATGAAGAAATTTATGTTAATTGGTTGTCTTGTATCTGCAGCTATGGGTCTTAATACTGCTTTTTCCAGCAGCCATACAGATCAGATAGAAGTAGAGCTTAATAAAAATAACATTTATGAGGAATTTACAGACGAAATAGA encodes the following:
- the smc gene encoding chromosome segregation protein SMC, which produces MYLKALELNGFKSFAEKTVIDFTNGITSIVGPNGSGKSNILDAILWVLGEQSYKSIRAKDSSDVIFSGGKNRKAKSVAEVSLIIDNSDRYLDIDFTDLKITRRIYRSGENEYLINNRKIRLKDINNLFMDTGIGKQAYSIIGQGRVEKIIGSTPKELKELIEEAAGVKRAKTEKEDSVKKLNDIQSEVEKIEYVENDLASRVSALKEQSDKAKLYKVLTRKINTLKLMTVNYNINQKNTDKKDLKEKIESLNIKIKEVENEFSIKESELREVNQYREDSYTKLQEKKDANLEIFKELEVLKNKISEINNRSSNLEVEFQEKGKRRENIESELKEKNLVLENSKKELDDIKKVFDEKNNDKKNLEKELEAIKEESLAIEKTLENLSNENRNSEIEKIKLNGELEDLEKRINLAKARVNSILKEKEKILEDFDKISTTIKKYEETSSKNTETLSEKKQNLRVSTEKFQEIQKNKELILKKLNELNYKNTNLSTKKRAIENIIENNETFGRSIKLILNKKIDGVLGAFANLISIPEEYQYAVQILSGSNFQDIVTNNDNTAKKCIDILKNEKIGRASFLPLETIKTGRAMDKLPSGGNILGFVRDLVTYDKRIEKAAFFVFGNSIMVKDLDSGLQILKNGFNDRIITIDGELITSRGRISGGFKSKGRDELFERKKELGEINSTLEELIKETELCSAEIEKAEALEKDMSSRIQEERAELQELESRNIDFNNEFETAKSEYNRSKRELDTVNFEENDNKEFIEKQVLKIEEKKKLISQFDLNIENNNKLIIETAEKKEKIRDTGELTAKLNEISIESAILNEKFMNYKVRYDEISTEYDRLLKEKQTLDSFFSENSNLKEELSIKNKEIVETISKKNNENTKLLDEIKELELEIRKLESGEKELISKVKDIETKIILNKNEHVKHVENFTKISKELEYLSQEHEEMQIEEINEEEYEEIADDNTLAATKRKMSVNEKSRMDIGPVNLASIEEYEKEEERYRLLYEQKEDLLKSRESLFTLIKDIESEITEKFAYAFREINKNFVYMCKEILNNAKGEIKILDEENLLETGLELSVKYKNKPEQTLLLLSGGEKSMLAVSFIMAIFIFKPSPFTFFDEIEAALDDANTKKIVKLLNEFTNKSQFILITHNKETMKGSHRLYGVTMNKEIGESRIVSVDI
- a CDS encoding alpha/beta hydrolase — protein: MKLKKLILTVIVIVFSVISFSAESDDVYEVAKNYPYKDSPLMATVFGTPSKDWYKFNKTKLPKKDHVKAARENIPEILRKWTNYDYNIWIQKEEAPLMIIISGTGSTYDSSLSMYLGMMFNDNGYNVIAISSTSTLPFIVSQGQNNYSGYLKDDIKDVYNILQGIIAKYSDTMKVSDVYVTGYSLGGFQSLLLHEYDSEQKKIGIKKSLLLNSPTDIFKASQILDGYLVKNGIYDAEGIEKYFDSIFQKMLKSKDIKLANFDMNNLPELMKGLDLSDRDLGILTGLLFRVYSANLTFTGDVFNGGGRLVKMDKVPARFDSVTNYFLDGLSISYDEYASEILYPYLIKNGKFSGSYEDFLMTFSMKNSEEFIRTHNDDIIFVTSLDDILIDQQDIAYIRRTFKNRVFFPYGGHTGMLWHAEVDKILLEKLKEE